In Cupriavidus sp. EM10, the genomic window GCGTCGGGCGAAGTCTCGGTGGACGGTGCGGGAGAGTCGCGCAAGACCGCCAAGATCCGCGCCGGCCAGGTGGTCAGCGTGGGCGGCGCCGACGGCGTGCGCATCAAGGTCGTCGCGGCCTGACCCTGCCCGGGGCGTCCTTGCTCCGGCAAGGCAACAAAAAGGAAGGGAGGTGGCACGCCTTGCCGCCTCTCGCACCGAAACACGCAAGGAGTCTTATGCCGATCGCGTTCTGGTGTGTATTGCTGGCAGGCCTGATGCCAGTGTTGACGGTTTCCATCGCCAAGGCCGGCAACCGCGCCGGCGCCTTCGACAACCACGACCCGCGCGCGTGGCTGGAACGGCAGAGCGGCCGCGCCCGCCGCGCCGACATGGCCCACCGCAATCACTTTGAAGCGTTCCCGTTCTTTGCCGCGGCCGTGTTCACGGCCACGCATCTTGCGGCGCCCCAGGCCCGCATCGACGAACTGGCCATGGTGTTCATCGTGGTCAGGGTGCTCTACACGATCTGCTACCTGACCGACCGCGCCACGCTGCGTACCCTCTGCTGGACAATCGGCTATCTGACGGTGATCGGCATCTTTTTGCTGCCGGTGTTTGTCCACTGAGTCCATCGTGTCCATGGCCATGCCGATGCAACGCCCTGCCCTGCCGTCGCTGCGCTAGCGTCGGGCGCACTGGTCGCGCTGGCCACCCTGACCGCCACGCCCGCCCTCGCCGCGCCCACGAACTACACCGTCGACCCCACTCACACCAGCGTCTACTTCGGCGTCAGCCACTTCGACCGCACCACTGTGCGCGGCCGGTTTGGCAAGATCGATGGCCGGGTGATCTACGATCCGGCCACGGGGGCGGGATCGCTCGACTTTACCGTCGACACCGATTCGGTCGACAGCGGCAACCGCAGCCTTGACGGCGTGCTGCGCTCGGCCCAGTTCTTCGACAGTCAGAGCTTTCCCGTGGCCAGGTTCCAGGCCAACCGGTTCGTCACGGACGGCGGCAAGCTGGTTGCGGTGGAAGGCACGTTCTCGCTGCATGGCGTCGCCCAGCCGCTCAGGCTGGAGGCCGACCGCTTCAGCTGTGGCCAGACCGTGCTGTTCGGCATCAAGCGCGATGTGTGCGGAGGTGATTTCCACGCAACTTTCCTGCGCAGCGCGTTTGGAATGACGAGGTTCCTGCCCGATGTGGGTGACACCGTCACATTGCAGATCTCTGTCGAGGCGTCGCCTGCCGGGCCGGCGCAGTGAGTTGCGAAAAAATGGGGCAGTCAAGGCACGATGACGGCCCGGCGTCACCTTTGGCAGCAAAATATTCAGTAAAATCAGCGCCTTGCCTATTCCCATTTTGCCGCGTTTCGCCTAAGCGTACCCGGCCAGACGCGAGTCAAGATGAGCCTGATCTCCCTCAACGACGTCGTTTCGGCGTCGCTGGCTGCTGCCGGTGCGTGCCTGGCATGCAGCATTCCCCTCGATTTCTCCGCCGCTTTCCGCTGTGGGCGTTCCGCACCTACGGCCGGGGCGCGCTGCTGCTTCCGCTGCTGGCCGGGATGGTGGGCATCCTGCTGACCCGCCTGGTCGTGCACGGCCAGATCAACAGCGATGGCGGACTGGCCCTTGTGGCCGCCGCTGCGTTCCTGGGGCTGGTGCTGGTCTCGGCGGTGCTGCGCTTCTGGCTTGGCGAGTACCGCAAGCCCTGATCTGCCCTCCGTCTGAGCGAGCCGGCGCACATACCGGCGCCGGTTTTCCATCGCTCCGCCACGCGGATCACGTATGATTCGGCCTTTCGCGTGCCAGGCACCGTTGCCGGCGCGCGCCGCTTTCCCCATCCCATGGCGCTCAAATCCACCATCTTCAAGGCCGAACTGTCCGTCTCGGACATGGACCGGCCGTACTACGGCAGTCATACGCTCACCATCGCGCAGCATCCGTCCGAAAACGATGCCCGCATGATGGTCCGCCTGCTGGCCTTTGCCTGCGAAGCCACCGAATCGATGGCCTTCACGCGCGGCCTGGACGAACCCGACGAGCCCGATCTCTGGGACAAGTCCCTGACGGGCGACATCATCCACTGGATCGACCTGGGCCAGCCCGACGAAACCCGGCTGAAGCGCGCCGCGGCGCGTGCCGACCACGTTACCGTCTATACCTATCAGAGCGCCAGCGCCCGCGAATGGTGGAAAGGCATGGCCGGCAAGGCCAGCAAGCTGCGCAACGTGACCGTCTACAATGTGCCTTCCGAAGCCGTGGACGCGCTGGCCCAGATGGCCCAGCGCGCCATGCGCCTGTCGGTGACGATCCAGGACGGCGACATCTGGGTCAGCGATGACGATCACAACGTGCAGCTGACGCGCGACGTGCTCCAGCGCGCCGACGCCTAGCCGCACCGGCCGCCCGACGCCTGGCAGCGATCGGACACATTTACCGCCACACAGAAAAGGAAGACCGCGATGCATACCAATCCCTCCGGCCTGCAATACGAAGACACCGTCGTTGGCTCGGGCGACGAAGCCACGGCTGGCAAGCACGTGACCGTGCACTACACCGGCTGGCTCTACGAAAACGGCCAACCGGGCCGCAAGTTCGATTCGAGCAAGGACCGCAACGACCCGTTCGTCTTCCCGCTGGGCGCCGGCCACGTGATCCGTGGCTGGGACGAAGGCGTGCAAGGCATGAAGGTGGGCGGCACGCGTCGCCTGGTGATCCCGGCCGACCTCGGCTACGGCGCACGCGGCGCCGGCGGCGTGATTCCGCCGAACGCCACGCTGCTGTTCGAAGTGGAATTGCTGTCGGTCTGATTCCCGCGCACTGAGCAAAAAACGGACGCCTCGGCGTCCGTTTTTGTTTGTTCCAGGCCAGAAATGGCCGAAAAACGATTAAAACCAATGGCCGCGTTGCCCACGTCGATCCGCACCTTGTCGCGGTCCAGCAGGCGTCCGGCATGACGGGCAAAGTCCTGTGCCCAGTCGGCATTCCCGGCAAACGGCTCTCGCCAGAAAATTTGGCGACATTAAGGATCTTGTCGATCACAAGCACCTTGCCGACCGGGCTCGACGCCTGGCAGTCCAGTTCGGCATATTCGCGATCGAACCAGCGCCAGGCGTCATCCTCGGTGACTGCCGCGAGATCGCTGTCCCCCAGCGTGAATTCAAATTCCTTGCCGCTGCCAAATACCACGGTCAGGGTGTGCGCCATGTGCGGTTCTCCGAAATTCGCCTGCGTTAGGGACCCTATTGTAGTGACTTGGCCCCCAATCCGGCCAATCGATCCACGACCAGCCGGCGGCCTGACCGTTGCCTGCTACACACACCTTGGCCCCGATGTGTGGTTTGCTTGCGACGCATCAATGCGCTTTGGATTATTCTTTCAGCCATGGCCATTACAAGACAGGACCTCGAAGCAAACAGGCTGCGCACGACGCTGTGCAGCACGCCGGTCGCGTCTTCGCTGTTGCCAGAGGCCGACGTGGAGCGTTCGCTGTGCCACGCGCTGGCCAGCCGCCCCGACACACCGGGCATGGATGGCGACGTCTGGGTCTTCGGCTACGGATCGCTGATCTGGAATCCGATGGTCGTCCACACCGAAAGCCGCCTGGCCACCGTGCATGGCTACCATCGCGGCTTCTACCTCTATTCGAAAATCAATCGCGGCACCTGGGACAACCCGGGCTGGTGCTGGGCCTGGACCGTGGCGGTTGCTGCACGGGCATGGCGTTCCGCATTCCGCGCCACGTGGTCGAGCAGGAATTCCGCGTGCTGTGGCGCCGCGAGATGATGACCGGCGCCTACCACCCGCGCTGGCTGCGCGTGAAGATGGACACCGCGCCTGACGCCCCCGAACAGCGGGCGCTCGCTTTCGTGATGAATCGCGAACATGCCGGGTACGCCGGCCGGCTGCCCGATGCCCGGGTGGTGGACTGCCTGCGCCACGCCTGCGGCCTGTACGGCCCAGCCCGCGAATATCTGCACCAGACCTTGCTGGGACTGGCCACCCACGGCGTCGACGACCCCTACCTGGGGCGCCTGTGGCGCCAGCTGCAGGAAAGCGACGCTATCGAGACCGCCAGCGACACCTGCACCGTGGCCACGCCGGTGGCCACCTCGGCGTCGGCGGCCACCTGCCCCGAGGACGCCGTGGCCGCCACGGCCCACCCCACGAAACCGTCTGACCGAAGCCCTGCCGACCATCATGACGCGCTCCCAGACCCGCCACCGCCGCCAGGCACTTGCCGAGATGCTCGGGTTGATGGGATTGCTGATGGGCGGTGGATTGCTGGCGGGCCAGGGCGGCCAGACGCTGGCGCGGTCGATTGGCGGCATGCGCGACGCATCGTCGCCGCCAGCACCCGCGCCGCATGCGGAGCCGTCCCACCCGTCGTTGCGTACCGAGGGCATCTCCGCACTCGACCGCAACCTCATCACCGCCGCCAGCATTGGCGATCTCGATCTCGTGAACCGGCTGCTCAAGGCCGGCGCGTCGTACCACGCGGTTGACGAACGCGGCCGCTCTGCCCTGCTGGCTGCCGTGTACAACCGCCGTGGCGATGTCGCCCGCGCGCTGATCATGGCCGGCGCCGACGTCAACCAGAAAGACGGCGAATCGAACAGCGCCTTCCTGCTGGGAGCGGCCACGAACCAGATCGATGTAGTGCGCCTGTCGCTATCGCATGGCGCCGACACCCGCAGCACCGACCGCTACGACGGCACGGCCCTGATCGCGGCCAGCCAGCATGGCAATGTCGAAGTCGTAAAACTGCTATTGAAGGCTGGGGTGCCGGTGGATCGCGTCAACCAGCTGGGCTGGACGGCGCTGCTGGAGGCCATCATCCTGGGCGACGGCAGCGCCCGCTATGAAGAAATCGTGCAACTGCTGCTCGATGCCGGCGCCGACGCCAACCTGGCCGACCGCGAGGGCATCACGCCGTCACGCCATGCACGCGAACGCGGCTACAAGACGATGGTGAAGATGCTGATGCGGGCCAGGGGACATTAATGGAAGCTGCCCTCTCCCGCGAGCGGGAGAGGGGAGAAAACAAGCTCCGGATCAAGCCGTCTGCCGAGCGTTTTCCGATTCCTGCAGTTGGCGCCACATCACCTTGCCGGTGCCCGACTTCGGCAGCGCGTCGACGAATTCCACCACGCGCGGGTACTTGTAGGCGGCCATATTCTCCTTTGCCCATTCGATGATGTCCTCGGGCCGGGTCTTGCCCTTGGCATCGGCGCGCAGCACCACCACCGCCTTCACCGTCTCGCCGCGATACTGGTCGCGCGTGCCGATGATGCAGGCTTCCTGCACAGCCGGGTGCTTGTACAGCAGGTTCTCCACCTCGGCCGGCCAG contains:
- a CDS encoding RNA-binding S4 domain-containing protein — its product is MAQTITFPLEGEFIALNDLLKVAGVCDSGGAGKALVASGEVSVDGAGESRKTAKIRAGQVVSVGGADGVRIKVVAA
- a CDS encoding MAPEG family protein, with amino-acid sequence MPIAFWCVLLAGLMPVLTVSIAKAGNRAGAFDNHDPRAWLERQSGRARRADMAHRNHFEAFPFFAAAVFTATHLAAPQARIDELAMVFIVVRVLYTICYLTDRATLRTLCWTIGYLTVIGIFLLPVFVH
- a CDS encoding YceI family protein, which codes for MVALATLTATPALAAPTNYTVDPTHTSVYFGVSHFDRTTVRGRFGKIDGRVIYDPATGAGSLDFTVDTDSVDSGNRSLDGVLRSAQFFDSQSFPVARFQANRFVTDGGKLVAVEGTFSLHGVAQPLRLEADRFSCGQTVLFGIKRDVCGGDFHATFLRSAFGMTRFLPDVGDTVTLQISVEASPAGPAQ
- a CDS encoding YaeQ family protein; its protein translation is MALKSTIFKAELSVSDMDRPYYGSHTLTIAQHPSENDARMMVRLLAFACEATESMAFTRGLDEPDEPDLWDKSLTGDIIHWIDLGQPDETRLKRAAARADHVTVYTYQSASAREWWKGMAGKASKLRNVTVYNVPSEAVDALAQMAQRAMRLSVTIQDGDIWVSDDDHNVQLTRDVLQRADA
- a CDS encoding FKBP-type peptidyl-prolyl cis-trans isomerase, producing the protein MHTNPSGLQYEDTVVGSGDEATAGKHVTVHYTGWLYENGQPGRKFDSSKDRNDPFVFPLGAGHVIRGWDEGVQGMKVGGTRRLVIPADLGYGARGAGGVIPPNATLLFEVELLSV
- a CDS encoding ankyrin repeat domain-containing protein, which encodes MTRSQTRHRRQALAEMLGLMGLLMGGGLLAGQGGQTLARSIGGMRDASSPPAPAPHAEPSHPSLRTEGISALDRNLITAASIGDLDLVNRLLKAGASYHAVDERGRSALLAAVYNRRGDVARALIMAGADVNQKDGESNSAFLLGAATNQIDVVRLSLSHGADTRSTDRYDGTALIAASQHGNVEVVKLLLKAGVPVDRVNQLGWTALLEAIILGDGSARYEEIVQLLLDAGADANLADREGITPSRHARERGYKTMVKMLMRARGH